DNA sequence from the Desertifilum tharense IPPAS B-1220 genome:
GTGGGGGACATAAAATCACCGCCTGCTGAAGCCCATTGTTTATCTAAACGCGGGGCTAAACGAACGGCGAGGGTATTGCGTCCGGGATGCAGGAAGTTTGTGATTTCATAGAGGTGTAACTCATGGGCGCGATCCGCTTCGTAGCGTTGAACCAGCAAGCCGTTAATTGTGAGGGCAAATTCGCCATCGCCTGCAAACCGAATAAACCCCCGCTGGCGGGTGGCGGGAAGTTCCCAGTTTTTCCGCAACCAGACTTCGCCGAGGGGACTGGGTTGACCTTTAATCCAATTTCCCTGTAGGGGGCGATCGAATAAATGGGGGCTGAGACGGCTGTAGGTGGCTTCTCGAACGGGGCCTAAGGTAAGGGCGAGGGGCCACTCTATATCGGTAAAGTTGGGGTCAAACCAGCGCAGAGATTGGCGGGTTTCTGAAAGGGTGGCGGTTCGCCAAGGGGTGGCCCCTGTGGTGAGGTCTATGGGGGCATTTTGGACGGGATAAATTGCCCCTTCCACGACGAGGCGAGGGTTTGGGGTACTTTTTTGCAGGGCGATCGCGATCGCGTTTCGCCCCGGTCGCAAATAGGCGGTTAAATCTATATAGGAGGTGAGTTTCCAGTCGCGGGGACTGGCGACATAAATCCAGTCGGGAACTAAGCCCCCATAGGAGAGGCTGTCATCGATCCGTTGAAAGGGTTCGCTAAGGCGGCTAGCTAGCCCTGTGGTGTTGCGGGGAACGCTGCTTTCTTGGGCGACGACTTCGCCATTAACGTAGAGAATGAAGTCATTGTCGGCACTTAGGCGCAACCATCCGGCTTCAACGGTTCCCGGTAAATCGACGGTACGCCGCGCATAGACGCGATAATTGGGGGTGGGTGAGGTTATCCATTGGGCTTGGGGCGACCAATTGACGGCTTGAACGGGGGAGGGGAGTTTGTCCCAGATGAAGAAGCCGAGGAGGCCTAGCAAACATCCTAAAAGCAGGGTGAGGGCGATCGCAATCCAACGGTTGAGTAATTTCAAGGGGACTCCTCAATCGGTTGTTTCCAAGTTTTCGGATCGGTAGACTGGCGATAGCGCTGCCATGCGCGGTTGAAGTCGCCCTGGTGATAGTCCGCCCAGGTTAAATGCAGGTAAGCTTGTCCGAGTAAGGCGGCGTTGGGCTGTTGAAAGGATTTTTGCAGTTGAATAATCTGTTGGGCGGCGTCGGCGGAGGCGCTAAACTCTCCATTGACGGCGCGGGCGAGCATGAGGTCGTATAATGCCTCTAAATGTCCGGGGAAGACGCTTAAGGCTTCCTCAAAGTGCTGAATTGCCCCAGCCGGACGGGTAATATTGGGTTGTTCAACGGCTTGGGGACTGTCTAAGAAGTCCGATTTATAGGGAAAGCTGGAGGTTGTGGGGCGTTTGGGCAACTGCGGGCGATCGCTATCTTTGAAGTAGTCTACGCCTTGGTTAATGAGGGCGGTGGCGAGATATTCCCGAATTAGAAATTGTTGGGGGTTCAGGTTCAGGGCTTGTTGGTAGTATGCCGCAGACTGGGCAAAGTCGCCAAGGCGATCGCGTTCGAGTCCTTTGACAAATGCCACTAAACTAGTATCGGGTTCGCCGCTATAATAACTGGCTTCTCCCCATCGTTTCAAAAAGGCTTCATCCCCCTGCACGGGTGGATACCATTGGGTTAAGCTGCGACTCAGTTCGATGACGGGACGATATGCGCCTTGGGCAAATAAGGTATCGAGGCGATGGTTGAGTAGGTTAATGCTCAATAAGTAGAAAAGCAGAGTGGCTAGAATTAGGCTAACTCCCGGTAAAATTCGCCACCAGTCTTGTAAAAAGGCGGGCGTTCGTTGGTTCGGTTCTTCTGCTAAATAGAGTCCAATAATCGCTAAAACTAATCCGCCACTGGTGACACTCCATCCTTTGCCAATAAAGGTAAAAAAGGCATTATGATAGCCAAATCCTTCTAGCCAAACTTTATCCCAAGAAGACATTTGAAAAAATCGGCTATCTTCAATCTTTAAGCCAAAAACGGAACGAATAGGAACAGAACGCGCTAATAAAATATTCTGTTTCCACTGCGATTGAATTTCAGGGATTTTTTCTTCCACATATCGCGAAACTCGATAATCTTGGTCGGCATAGGTAGCCGCAAGCAAGCTAACATTCGGCAGGGTCAGATTGATCCAAAAGGGGAAGAGTAGAACAATGACTAATCCGGCATAAAATCCTAGGCGAAAGCGATGTAAATTCAGGGATTTGAAGATGAGAAAAAAACAGGCGATCGCACTTCCTAAAGCCAAAATTCTCCCAACTTCTAAACTCATCGACTGAATTGAAAAAGCAGCTAAGGGAATTTGGGGCAAGCGATACCAAGAACTGATACTTCCCCGCAGCAAGAACAGAAAAGCTAGCGCAATAACTAATCGATCTCTACGCCAAAATTGTCGATTCATTTCCCTAAGATTTTGCATAGAGTAAGCCTAAATGAGTAGTGAACTTTCCCCTCTGATTGACTGACAAAAGTAGGTTAGGTTGAGCGAACTTTCCCCCTATGATTAGCTGAAAAAAGGATAGGCACGTAGGTTGGGTTGAGGCACGAAACCCAACATCTTCCAAGCGTTTGTTAGACAAAAATAGGTTAGATTGAGGCACTTACAGAGTTGTGTTGGGTTTCGCAAGGCTTAACCCAACCTACAATTACTGATAGACGAGGTGAGATTAAATTGAAGATTGCTCTCTAGCAAGAACTACTTTCAAACCTTTATTGATTGCGTTCTGCCAACTCTCGTCCCGTCCTCGGTTCCCTGACGACAACCGCCTCACCGGGATTAATTGATCTAGGATTTGCAATCACTTTTTCTCCTAAAATTAGCCCTTCCAAAATTTCTCGTTTCCCTTGAGCAGAACGCCCCAATACCACCTTGCGAGTTACCGCTTTTCCCTGTTCTTCTACCAGAACTAATCCTTCACCTCCAGACAAATGCGTTACAGAATTTTCCGGAACAACTAACTCTGTTTTTCCCTGGCTAAATTCCACAAAACCTTGCAATCCGGGGGGCATTTGTAAATCCTCTACCGCAACCCAAGCCGAATAAGTATATTGCCGATCGATACCCACCTTATTGGGTTGAGTTTCATCCGTTTCTACCGTAGGATTGACGCGCAAAACGCGACCTGTAAAGACCCTTCCGGGATAAGCTACTAATCGCACATTTGCCAGATCGCCAACATTAACCGCATTTAATCGCGCCTGATCGATAAATGCCCTAAACACCATATCCTGAGTCAGCAATAACAGCGGTTGACTATCTCCGGCATTCACCAACTCGCCGCTGTTAATATTGACGCGACTCACTAACCCATCCGTCTGGGCGTGAATCGTTGTTCGGTTGAGATCGCGGGTGGCATTTTGCAATTCTAGCTGCCGATTTTCCACCGCCAATCGAGCATTTTCTAACTCCTTATCTGCGGTTTCTCGAAACAGGGCGAGGGCTTGCTGAGAAGCCTGTAACTCCTCTTGACGCAGGAGATAAAAATCGCGATTGCCAAACCGTTGATCTTGCGTATCAATCGCCCCTTGCTGGGCTGCTAGCAATTCCTTTTGACGCAAGGCGTAGGCGTCTTGGGCGTCATAAAGCTGAAATTGCGGCAAAGCCCCCTGATCCACGAGTCCCTGAATCTGCGAGAGACGTTTGCGGGCAGTTTCTAAGCGTTGCTGGGCGGCTGCCACATTGGTTTGAATTTCGGCTTCCGCCAGGGTATTAATTTCTTGCAAGCGCGTATCCGCATTGGTTAAACGCGATCGCGCTGCTATAGCATTCGCCTCCAACTCTTGCAGGCGACTCTGGGTGGAGATTTCCAGGGATTCCAACTTAGCAGTGGCGATCGCCAAATGGTTGCGGGCTTCATTCACCTTATCCTCAAACGGGGCGCGCTGTAACGCAACCAGGGGTTCCCCCCGGCGAACAAACGCCCCCTCCGTCACATACACCTTTTCCACTGGGCCCGAAATCAGCGATCGCACCGCCACCTGTTGCAAGGCTACCGACTCGCCAGGGGCAGCTAAACCCGCTTCCATAGAGGCTTGCACCACCGGAATGGCTTCCACTGCAATTGGGCGGCCAGCTAAGCGCTGATAATTGACAAACGAACTGTAGAAACGGGACTCCGGATTTTGCAGATTCGGCAACAATACCCTCACCGTCAGCAAACCCATAATCCCCAAAGGCGCGATCGCACCCGTTATCAAAGCCGCACGCGAAAACCACATTGGAGGGCGCATCATCTTTCTCTTATCCCCCTACTTCACTCAGGATCGATCCACCGAAACCGAACGCCAACCCCGTCTAGAAACAGACCGATCTGCGATCGCCCTTTCAAATACCCGTTCCCACAACGGCACGATCCGCTGCCAACTAAAGCGCTGTTGAATATCCTGGAAGCCGCTTTCTCCCAGGGTTGCGGCTTTTTCCGGGTTAGCCAACAGATCCGCGATCGCCTCAGCAAGGGCTTGGGGGTCTTTCTGGCGTACCAAAACCCCCGTTTTGCCAGAAACAATCACATCCGGAATTCCGCCCACCTCTGTCGCCACCACCGGCTTCTGGTGAGCCAAAGCCTCAATCATCACAATGCCCAAGCCTTCCGTATCGCCCTTACTATCGACAATTGCTGGCAGCACAAACACATCGCAACGGGCATACTCGTCCGCCAGTTCCTCCTTACTGACAAACCCCAAGAAATCCACCACTCCCTCTAACCCCAGCGCCTGACAGTGGGAGATTAACTCAGCTTCCAGAATGCCCTTCCCCACAACCCGCAGGCGAACCGGGCCTTCTCGCAACAACAGCGGTAACGCCTCCAGGAGATAGCAAAGACCCTTGCGTTCGTCGAGTCGTCCCACAAATAACAGCGTCGGCACCTCCCCCGCCTGTCGCGGCTTGGCAGGTTTCGCTTCAATAGTTAACCCATAGGGAATCACCTGCACTTCGCGATCCGTAAGTTTGCCAATCAAACCGCGCGTAAACGAAGAATTGGCCGTCAAACCCCGCGCCATCGGCATCAGCCAGCGCAACATCTGGGCCACAAAGCCGAATTTGCGCGCTAGCAGTAACTCCGCCCCATGAAAGCTAAACACCATTGGGATATTCAGCAACTGACTCGCCGGGAGGGCCATCAATGCATGGGGAAACGGCCAGTTGACGTGCAATAAATTTGGTCGCTGACGCCAACAAATCCAGAAGAGTTGCCAGCTTCCCAACGCGATATAGAGTCCGGCGGCGATTAAATAGAGGGGCTGGCGCTGAATTTTGGTCGGCGCACCATCGCGCACCAGATTTTCAAACGGTTTGGGACAGTAGCGAAAGCGATAAACCTCTACTCCATCTAAGCAATAGCTAGGGCTGCCTTCATAGGCAGGGGCAAAGACGCTAAACTGTGCGCCTGTGGGTTGCAATCTCAAGATTGCCTCTCGGACAAAACTGCCATGATTGCCATCGGGAGTCGTGGGGTAGACCGAAGTCATCACCAAGATCCGTTTATCTTGTAAGTTCATAAGCTTCTGCGAGGAGGTCTTAAATTTCCGACATCACTTTTTTCCGGTTCTTGCGGACGGGCGAGTAGGTCGGAGACGACTGGGAGGAATACCACCACGCCAGCAATAACAGAAAATCGCGACCGGAGGAAAACAGGCGACCAAACCCAAATTTACTTTCACCGGAGAAGCGCGTATGCCAAGGCGTCGGAACTTCGGTGACGCGATAGCCTTGACCGGATAGAACAGCGAGTAAATAGCGATGGGTGATGCGTTCGATGGGCAACTGGGTTAAAATATCTCGCCGCACGATCTTGATCCAGTTCATGTCATGGATGCGGCTGTTGAAGACGAAGCGACAGGCGTTATTAGCAAAACTAGAGGCGAACAGCTTTTTATCGCGGCGGTTTTGTCGCCAGCCTGCAACCGCATCAACGCCAGGGGTACAGGCTTCTAGGAGGAGGGGAATATCGGTGCGCGGATCGGATTCTAAGTCGGCTTGTCCCCACAAAATCCAATCGGTGGTAACGTGCGACAGGGCGGTTTTCCAAACTTGAGTGACGCCGCGACGTTGCGGATGGCGAATCACTTTCAAGAAGGAATATTGATGGCTCAAGCGTGCTAAAATTTGCGGGCTGTTGTCGGTACTTCCGTCATCAATCAGCAAGACGGGTAGCGCGTAACCTAAATCGTCAAAGGTTTGTTCGATAAAGCGGAAAAGTCTTTCGAGGTTGCCTTCTTCATTACACGACGGAATCACGAGAGTGACAGAGCGTGTTTGAGTGGGCGACAAGGGTGAAGAGCGTGTAAGTTTCATACGTTTCAAACCTTAAAGCAAAGTAACAGATTGGGATTCCTCCCTCAAGCAAGACCCGATAGGTTAAGCGATGCCTGTACTGGAAATCAAATCCTCGTTTCACGGGGTTTGGCGAAAAGAAAAGGGGCTTTTGGCAATCAATCTTGAAGGTTGGATTTCCAGGCTTAACAACTCGCCAGCAAAGTCAAAAAGTCTCAAAATTGCGGTTTAATTAGGCATTTCTTGCCATTTTTTGGCGATTCCACAGCGTTCCAATTCCACCCAATCCTAAAAGGAGATAGCCGAGCGTTGAGGTGGGTTCGGGAACCGGAGCAATGCTTTCATCAATGGTCAGCGATAAGGTACTGGAGACCACAATAGCGTCATCATCATAGCGAAAGGGAATTTTTCCGTTTTTTCCAGAAAAAAGAGACGCTAAAATGCTTTGAGGCTGATAAGGGTTAAGGGGAAGGCTCAGTAAATCTTGGGTAAATGTAAAAGGTTGATTGAGCGTTCCTGGCAAACTTGTATATTCTGACAGCAAATTGCTTTGAACGTCAACGATCCCCAGCAGATCGGTTGCAACTAAAGAGGTTTTCGGAATAATTTCTAAGCTCAAAACCGCCGATGTTAGGACGTTTCCGGCTTGGGCAAATGCAGAAAACAAGGAATAATTTGGATCTTGGGTAAAATCAAAATCCCAGAATGTGGCTTCATCAATCCCGTTTCCGACGATCGGATTTTGCGTCGGAATCACTTGTTTAATTTGACAATCCCCGTTGATGACACGGGTGGGATAGAGGGCAACCGGGGGAGTGGCGCTACATTGAGCGGTTGCTGTTAGGGTCAGAGCATAGGTTTCTGCTGGGGTAGCTAATCCTGTTCCCAGAACAGAGACAGCAGTTACTGCAATCCAAGTGGTATTCTTTGTGAAACTCATGTTCTACTCCTTAAGGAGGATAAGGGATTTAGAAGTAGTAGAGTCAATTAACAGGAGACTTTGAGACGGGAACACAGATACTGCTATTAACTACTACAAATCAAATCGCCCCTTTTCCGAATTCGCTATAGACTTTCTTAGCAGCTCTAAAAAGGCTTGTCAAAAATCATTTTGTCAGAAAAAAGTCGCTAACCTATTTTTAGCTTTTTTGTGGTTTCCGTATTGGGTTGTTAAAAATACGCTTATCTGTCGCCAACGCTGTTGGCTTTTTTGTCCGGTTCGATGAGGAAACCTCGAACATAAGGTTCTCGTCATTTTTTTCGAGCGAAGAATACTGAGAGGCTTTTGGGACAAAGCGTGTAAATAAGCACTGCTCAAAAAACAAAAATCTAACGAAAGATAGATTTTAAAGGCTTTTTCAG
Encoded proteins:
- a CDS encoding glycosyltransferase family 2 protein, producing MKLTRSSPLSPTQTRSVTLVIPSCNEEGNLERLFRFIEQTFDDLGYALPVLLIDDGSTDNSPQILARLSHQYSFLKVIRHPQRRGVTQVWKTALSHVTTDWILWGQADLESDPRTDIPLLLEACTPGVDAVAGWRQNRRDKKLFASSFANNACRFVFNSRIHDMNWIKIVRRDILTQLPIERITHRYLLAVLSGQGYRVTEVPTPWHTRFSGESKFGFGRLFSSGRDFLLLLAWWYSSQSSPTYSPVRKNRKKVMSEI
- a CDS encoding glycosyltransferase family 4 protein, whose product is MNLQDKRILVMTSVYPTTPDGNHGSFVREAILRLQPTGAQFSVFAPAYEGSPSYCLDGVEVYRFRYCPKPFENLVRDGAPTKIQRQPLYLIAAGLYIALGSWQLFWICWRQRPNLLHVNWPFPHALMALPASQLLNIPMVFSFHGAELLLARKFGFVAQMLRWLMPMARGLTANSSFTRGLIGKLTDREVQVIPYGLTIEAKPAKPRQAGEVPTLLFVGRLDERKGLCYLLEALPLLLREGPVRLRVVGKGILEAELISHCQALGLEGVVDFLGFVSKEELADEYARCDVFVLPAIVDSKGDTEGLGIVMIEALAHQKPVVATEVGGIPDVIVSGKTGVLVRQKDPQALAEAIADLLANPEKAATLGESGFQDIQQRFSWQRIVPLWERVFERAIADRSVSRRGWRSVSVDRS
- a CDS encoding HlyD family secretion protein, whose product is MMRPPMWFSRAALITGAIAPLGIMGLLTVRVLLPNLQNPESRFYSSFVNYQRLAGRPIAVEAIPVVQASMEAGLAAPGESVALQQVAVRSLISGPVEKVYVTEGAFVRRGEPLVALQRAPFEDKVNEARNHLAIATAKLESLEISTQSRLQELEANAIAARSRLTNADTRLQEINTLAEAEIQTNVAAAQQRLETARKRLSQIQGLVDQGALPQFQLYDAQDAYALRQKELLAAQQGAIDTQDQRFGNRDFYLLRQEELQASQQALALFRETADKELENARLAVENRQLELQNATRDLNRTTIHAQTDGLVSRVNINSGELVNAGDSQPLLLLTQDMVFRAFIDQARLNAVNVGDLANVRLVAYPGRVFTGRVLRVNPTVETDETQPNKVGIDRQYTYSAWVAVEDLQMPPGLQGFVEFSQGKTELVVPENSVTHLSGGEGLVLVEEQGKAVTRKVVLGRSAQGKREILEGLILGEKVIANPRSINPGEAVVVREPRTGRELAERNQ
- a CDS encoding M48 family metallopeptidase; this translates as MQNLREMNRQFWRRDRLVIALAFLFLLRGSISSWYRLPQIPLAAFSIQSMSLEVGRILALGSAIACFFLIFKSLNLHRFRLGFYAGLVIVLLFPFWINLTLPNVSLLAATYADQDYRVSRYVEEKIPEIQSQWKQNILLARSVPIRSVFGLKIEDSRFFQMSSWDKVWLEGFGYHNAFFTFIGKGWSVTSGGLVLAIIGLYLAEEPNQRTPAFLQDWWRILPGVSLILATLLFYLLSINLLNHRLDTLFAQGAYRPVIELSRSLTQWYPPVQGDEAFLKRWGEASYYSGEPDTSLVAFVKGLERDRLGDFAQSAAYYQQALNLNPQQFLIREYLATALINQGVDYFKDSDRPQLPKRPTTSSFPYKSDFLDSPQAVEQPNITRPAGAIQHFEEALSVFPGHLEALYDLMLARAVNGEFSASADAAQQIIQLQKSFQQPNAALLGQAYLHLTWADYHQGDFNRAWQRYRQSTDPKTWKQPIEESP
- a CDS encoding PEP-CTERM sorting domain-containing protein, with protein sequence MSFTKNTTWIAVTAVSVLGTGLATPAETYALTLTATAQCSATPPVALYPTRVINGDCQIKQVIPTQNPIVGNGIDEATFWDFDFTQDPNYSLFSAFAQAGNVLTSAVLSLEIIPKTSLVATDLLGIVDVQSNLLSEYTSLPGTLNQPFTFTQDLLSLPLNPYQPQSILASLFSGKNGKIPFRYDDDAIVVSSTLSLTIDESIAPVPEPTSTLGYLLLGLGGIGTLWNRQKMARNA